The genomic DNA ATGAGAGTCGGGTCCGTATAAGTCTGTACGGCGGTGCATAGCGTAGACACTATATGCGACAACTTGTCCCTTTGGAATAAAGACTGGGGATCTTCCATCAGGGCCGCCTCCAACTGGTAGAGAAGTGTCCTTGGCAGCGACACGGAAGTTGAGAGGCACAGGGGGCAACAGCCGGAGGACTATTCTTGTTAGTCTTGTAAGCTATAACTGGCAATGAGGCAAAGTACGTACCCTCGTTCAACACATATCGTAAGTATGGAATATCCTTTAGCTTTGCTTGTGTAATCTCGCCCTTCGGGTTTTGGCTATCCCCGAACTCGTCGATGATAGTTTGCCGCAGCTTCTTCCAAACATCCTGGTTGCGTGACAAGTAGAAAAATGCAGAGCTGAGTAGACTGGCAGTGGTATCACGGCCAGCCACGAGAATGTTGAGCATATTATCTCTCAGCACCTTTGGATCATCGTTGTCTGCAGCCAAGGCCTCCGCAAAAATATATCTATCGGACTTTTTATCCGGATTATTCTTGGATTGGATAGCAAGTTGAACATAGTGATCAACGACCTCGTGAACGCGCTGATTGGCTTCACGGAACTCCTTCGGATTGACCATCCAGTAAAAGTGCATAGCACGCGAGCGGGTTGTCAGATAATCTTGGGCGGTACCAAATGCCTCTGCGAATCCCTGTGCACTTCCGACAGATGATCTCCCTAAGAGGCTTGCGCTGTTGGAAGATTCCAAAGCACCTACCGATTCTCCAAACAGGAAGTGCGTGGCAGAGTCGATTGTtagaaggaaaaagagacgTTGAATGTCGAAACTCGAACCATCCTGGGGAATGAGATCAATCATGCGGGAGATATGACCGTCCATGAGCTCTAGGTCAGCCACCTAAAGAAGTCAACAGTTATATCCTCCAGTAATCAAGGGATTGGCTTCCGTACCTGATCTCGCGTGAATTGAGGCCGTAACAGTCCACGTGCATGAGACCAGCCGGGGCCATCGAGAGTAAAGATCCCGTCTCCAAGCAAGGGATAGAATTCACGATGTCTGGTTCCCAGGCCGAAATCGTTGAATTGGGTTGCCAACAGAGCTTTGATATTCTCCGGTTCAATGGTAGACACCATCCATTTACCCAGAGCCTTCTGGGTATAGGTGTTTCCGTAACGCCCATACTGCCCGGCAATATATTCAACCCATCGTTTGTGCCTGACTTCGTTGAGCAACCGTACAAACGATCGGATTCCAAAGATGCCTGATGGCCCTTGAGCGGCAGGCTGACATCCAAGAGATTGGGCTCGCTTGCGCTGCTGATAAAGTCGCTGGAGGTACTGTAGAACTAGGAATGTAATGCACAGGGCACCAAACAGCGGAGCAATTTGGGCCAGCATGATGCCGACAGAGTTACAGTTCTCTGAAGTAGGGCAATATATGTACCGCTAAGTAATGTGAATATAACACAAAAGGGGAGAGCTTGGGAACAGTACCCGGGCGGGTGAGAGGACGGTACTTATACATTGATTGACTGAAAGCACATGTGTATGGACGACTTGAAAGATTGAATAATATGTACAGGAAAGTTCATCGCGACCGAAGACCGAGCACGAGGCAATACTGAGAGAGGCATAATCCAGGCACATGATTTGCTGGGCCATCGCAAGCATCTCCTAAAGAGGTTAGCTTTACATTGTAGGATCGGCCCTCGGAGGCGGGCGACTTAAGAGGTGAGTTGACTTCATCCACTCCACATCTGGtacccttctcttttcccctaCATCACCGCCCCCTTTGTTATTTCCGCCTGTGTGACGTTCACCATGGAAGCCTTGGAGCTTGAAGGCTTGAAGCACGGCAACCATTTTGTCAATGCTTCCTTAAACAGGTC from Aspergillus oryzae RIB40 DNA, chromosome 7 includes the following:
- a CDS encoding cytochrome P450 (cytochrome P450 CYP4/CYP19/CYP26 subfamilies) translates to MLAQIAPLFGALCITFLVLQYLQRLYQQRKRAQSLGCQPAAQGPSGIFGIRSFVRLLNEVRHKRWVEYIAGQYGRYGNTYTQKALGKWMVSTIEPENIKALLATQFNDFGLGTRHREFYPLLGDGIFTLDGPGWSHARGLLRPQFTRDQVADLELMDGHISRMIDLIPQDGSSFDIQRLFFLLTIDSATHFLFGESVGALESSNSASLLGRSSVGSAQGFAEAFGTAQDYLTTRSRAMHFYWMVNPKEFREANQRVHEVVDHYVQLAIQSKNNPDKKSDRYIFAEALAADNDDPKVLRDNMLNILVAGRDTTASLLSSAFFYLSRNQDVWKKLRQTIIDEFGDSQNPKGEITQAKLKDIPYLRYVLNEVLRLLPPVPLNFRVAAKDTSLPVGGGPDGRSPVFIPKGQVVAYSVYAMHRRTDLYGPDSHSFRPERWEENGRRGWDYLPFNGGPRICLGQQYALTEASYTLVKLVQRFDTLECADPELKQPAILSTLTMSHDRGVKVRLSSSVPKCWFNQ